From a region of the Lactuca sativa cultivar Salinas chromosome 4, Lsat_Salinas_v11, whole genome shotgun sequence genome:
- the LOC111914730 gene encoding 30-kDa cleavage and polyadenylation specificity factor 30 — protein MEETEGGLSFDFEEPTASLAAIHQSADRNSNNDNNVSSASAVNVNSASGDNPASNFPGRRSYRQTVCRHWLRGLCMKGEACGFLHQYDKSRMPICRFFRLYGECRQQDCVYKHTTEDIKECNMYKLGFCPNGPDCRYRHAKLPGPPPPVQDVLQKVHQLNSSHGNPNRFFQNRNSNHSQQSEKSQFPQGVNNSVNQFIIPTSTDSSTFSQTA, from the exons ATGGAGGAAACAGAGGGAGGTCTAAGCTTTGATTTCGAAGAACCTACCGCATCTTTAGCTGCAATCCACCAATCCGCTGATCGCAATAGTAATAATGATAATAACGTATCATCCGCTTCTGCAGTGAACGTGAACTCAGCCTCCGGCGACAACCCAGCTTCAAATTTTCCCGGACGGAGGAGCTACCGTCAGACCGTATGTCGCCACTGGCTCCGCGGTCTTTGTATGAAAGGCGAGGCCTGCGGATTCCTCCATCAATATGACAAATCAAGAATGCCGATATGTCGATTCTTCCGGTTGTACGGAGAGTGCCGACAACAGGACTGCGTTTATAAACACACCACCGAAGATATCAAAGAGTGTAACAT gtataaattagggttttgtcccaatgGTCCTGATTGTCGATATAGACATGCAAAACTACCTGGACCTCCTCCTCCAGTTCAAGACGTACTCCAAAAGGTTCATCAATTAAATTCCAGTCATGGGAATCCCAATAGGTTTTTCCAGAATCGGAATTCCAACCACTCTCAGCAATCTGAAAAATCCCAATTTCCACAAGGGGTAAATAATAGTGTCAATCAATTCATCATACCTACCTCAACAGATTCTTCTACATTTAGCCAGACAGCTTAA
- the LOC111914729 gene encoding F-box/FBD/LRR-repeat protein At4g26340 — protein MSFRSKNEDRLSSLPEEVLSHILSLMPTKFAVRSCILSKRWKQIWMMVTDLDFNDFQYISDLEWYLKFVDRTLELCKISQVKLFRLRFARYVMPKSSVSKWIDKAVRLNVCELEVNVQQFDLPLSLFTCKTLTKLKIIGSNNVWQDFIFPSLVMLPSLKTLDFIVNRKASVNAFRLINGCPMLESLSLVINDYNDKEEVYCNFNIPTLKRLQLTTSGYRSIYKVVLNVPNLEYLGVSGDLCALFVIEDLSSLVEATVSFSRGELRFNHLNATELLKGISGAKSISWSIPYLDVVLQSPLPKFPNLKHLELKGSFGSPWLLVFQHLDSSSQLQHLSFQEPEGSCWIEPQSVPSWMLTNLRTLKITRCKGRNCVLRFIEYMLGNAEVLKNLTITCESLLMRDEMRLCARLLTFPRTSRFCQIHFAGKWLNSLRN, from the exons ATGAGTTTCAGGAGTAAGAATGAAGATAGGCTTAGCTCTTTGCCTGAAGAGGTTCTTTCACATATACTCTCTTTAATGCCTACAAAATTTGCTGTGCGAAGTTGCATTTTATCCAAAAGATGGAAGCAAATTTGGATGATGGTCACAGACCTTGACTTTAACGATTTTCAATATATCTCTGATTTGGAATGGTATTTGAAATTTGTGGATCGGACATTGGAGCTCTGCAAAATTTCCCAAGTTAAATTATTCCGATTACGATTTGCTCGTTATGTGATGCCTAAGTCAAGCGTGTCAAAGTGGATCGACAAAGCAGTTAGATTAAACGTGTGTGAGCTTGAAGTAAATGTTCAGCAGTTTGATCTGCCTCTCAGCCTGTTCACTTGCAAAACTCTCACAAAACTAAAAATAATTGGGTCGAATAATGTATGGCAAGATTTTATTTTTCCATCTCTAGTCATGCTTCCTAGTCTAAAAACCCTTGACTTCATTGTTAATCGTAAAGCTTCTGTCAACGCATTCAGACTCATCAATGGTTGCCCAATGCTTGAAAGTTTATCTCTGGTAATAAATGATTATAATGATAAAGAAGAAGTGTACTGCAACTTCAACATCCCTACTTTGAAGAGACTACAACTAACAACAAGTGGCTACAGATCTATCTACAAAGTTGTTTTGAATGTCCCTAATCTTGAATACCTTGGTGTTAGTGGGGATTTGTGTGCACTTTTTGTGATAGAAGATTTGTCATCTTTGGTTGAGGCAACTGTTAGTTTTTCTCGTGGTGAATTAAGATTTAATCATTTGAATGCTACTGAGCTTCTAAAAGGAATAAGTGGAGCTAAATCAATTTCATGGTCCATTCCATATCTTGAT GTCGTATTGCAGTCGCCTCTGCCCAAATTTCCCAATTTGAAGCACTTGGAATTGAAGGGTTCTTTTGGTTCCCCATGGTTGCTAGTCTTTCAACATCTTGATAGCTCTTCTCAGTTGCAGCATTTAAGTTTTCAAGAG CCGGAAGGATCTTGCTGGATTGAGCCGCAGTCAGTTCCATCTTGGATGCTTACGAACCTTAGAACCTTGAAAATTACAAGATGTAAGGGGCGTAATTGTGTTTTAAGGTTCATAGAATACATGTTGGGAAATGCGGAGGTTTTGAAGAAtctaacaatcacatgtgaaagCTTGCTCATGAGGGATGAAATGCGATTGTGTGCACGCTTGTTGACGTTTCCAAGGACTTCTAGGTTTTGTCAGATTCATTTTGCTGGGAAATGGCTTAATTCTTTACGTAACTAG
- the LOC122194428 gene encoding F-box/LRR-repeat protein At3g59200-like yields the protein MSSTNANVDRLSLLPDVLLAHILSSMPTKSAVGTSILSKRWKSCWTLVHSFDFHYIDHIPNSDTFLSFVDRVLKLCKTSQVKLFRLHCSESLIGNTNVPKWINEAVKLNVCELDIQVIIRELPLSLFTCKTLTTLRLAIGGCDSDVLNVPTIPSGVTLPCLKTLDIRVFNEPFVNVCKLIYACPILESLSLSLEKRRWREDNQEYSFNIPTLKRFELRTPRCTSSISKVVLNVPNVEYLILGGFLSSVFLMEDLMSLVEATVRILKSNISIW from the coding sequence ATGAGTTCCACAAATGCAAATGTTGATAGGCTTAGCCTTTTGCCAGATGTGCTTCTTGCACACATACTCTCTTCAATGCCTACAAAATCAGCAGTGGGAACAAGCATCTTATCCAAAAGATGGAAATCCTGCTGGACATTGGTCCATAGCTTTGACTTCCATTACATTGACCACATCCCTAATTCTGATACGTTTTTGAGTTTTGTAGATCGGGTGTTGAAGCTTTGTAAAACATCCCAAGTTAAATTATTCCGATTACACTGTTCTGAATCTTTGATTGGAAACACAAACGTACCAAAGTGGATTAATGAAGCGGTTAAGCTAAACGTATGTGAGCTTGACATACAAGTTATCATACGCGAGTTGCCACTTAGTCTGTTTACTTGCAAGACACTCACCACATTAAGATTAGCCATTGGTGGTTGTGATTCAGATGTTCTTAATGTTCCAACTATTCCATCTGGAGTCACACTTCCTTGTTTGAAAACCCTTGACATCCGTGTGTTTAATGAACCTTTTGTGAATGTATGCAAACTCATTTACGCAtgtccaatacttgaaagtttaAGTTTATCTCTAGAAAAACGAAGATGGCGTGAAGACAACCAAGAGTATAGTTTCAATATTCCTACTTTGAAGCGATTTGAACTAAGAACACCAAGATGCACATCAAGTATTAGCAAGGTTGTTTTGAATGTCCCTAATGTTGAATACCTTATTCTTGGTGGGTTCTTGTCTTCGGTTTTTTTGATGGAGGATTTGATGTCTCTTGTTGAGGCAACTGTTCGTATTCTGAAGTCGAATATAAGCATTTGGTGA
- the LOC111914728 gene encoding putative pentatricopeptide repeat-containing protein At5g08490 produces MNKSYSEPNYQTFAATIKSFAAKANIKFGKCLHSSVIKLGLQSCVIVSKSLLNMYAKCKALDDCHILFNQITHPDAVTWNIMLSGLAGTRVHDIEVMKLYKTMNLVQHFKPSSVTVAIVLPVCVRLKGLRLGKSIHSYVIKSGLESQTLVGNALVSLYFKLGCVSGDAYQVFDEVSERDVVSWNAMVAGLVENGLFLEAFSMFRQMIVEGTSPNYATIANILPVSTYHFGKEIHCYTIRREELFLDISIANSLLRFYSNIGQMKEAESLFKRMHSKDLVSWNSMIAGYTSNGEWLKALEFFQKFNSLNLAKPDSVTFLTLLSTCTNLQNLKFGKQIHGYIIRHFNLYNMTSVSNSLINFYSKCGDLVSAFHTFSLIQTKDLISWNSILLTLAEGQLVVDFLDQLHSMFMEGVKPDSITIITTLQLRGMVKEAHGFSLRSHLLLNSKEPTLGNALIDAYSKSENMEYALKVFKNLSTRNIITSNSLLSGYVNSGSHEDASIIFKNMIERDLTTWNLMIRVYAEHGYTDEAVNLLHELQNHEIKPDSMTIMSILPVVNQMVSMDMVKQCHGYVVRACFQDVQLKGALLDSYSKCGSINYACKIFETSVYKDLVMFTSMVGGYSMHGMGEEALRVYFQMLENGGKPDHVVITSVLSGCSHAGLVDQGLKIFDSIDHVHGLQPTMEQYVCVVDLLARNGRINEAYSFIKNMAVEPNANVWGALLGACKNHDDVEMGCVVSDHLLGIEDNNMGNYVVMSNIYAAKDKWDEVLEIRKLMKRKDLKKPAGCSWIEVDGRKNVFIAGDTSHPLRTSIVNMLENFDKQVNERFQLS; encoded by the coding sequence ATGAATAAATCATATTCAGAACCTAACTACCAAACCTTCGCAGCCACAATTAAATCTTTTGCTGCAAAAGCCAACATCAAATTCGGAAAATGTCTTCACAGCTCTGTAATCAAACTAGGTTTACAATCTTGTGTCATCGTCTCCAAATCACTGCTTAATATGTACGCAAAATGTAAGGCTCTTGACGATTGCCATATCCTTTTTAACCAGATAACCCATCCGGATGCTGTCACCTGGAACATTATGCTGTCTGGTTTAGCGGGCACTCGGGTTCATGATATTGAGGTGATGAAGTTGTACAAAACTATGAATTTGGTACAGCATTTTAAGCCGAGTTCAGTTACGGTTGCTATTGTTCTTCCTGTTTGTGTAAGGTTAAAGGGTTTGCGCTTAGGGAAGAGTATTCATTCGTACGTGATAAAGTCAGGACTAGAGTCGCAAACCCTTGTTGGAAATGCTCTTGTTTCTCTGTATTTTAAGCTAGGGTGTGTTTCAGGTGATGCATACCAAGTGTTTGATGAAGTGTCTGAAAGAGACGTTGTATCTTGGAACGCCAtggttgcagggttggtggagaATGGATTGTTTCTTGAAGCTTTTTCAATGTTTAGACAGATGATAGTGGAAGGAACATCGCCTAATTACGCTACAATAGCCAACATACTCCCTGTTTCTACATACCATTTTGGGAAAGAGATCCATTGTTACACAATACGAAGGGAAGAACTCTTTCTTGACATTTCTATTGCGAATTCACTTCTGCGTTTCTACTCAAATATCGGACAAATGAAGGAAGCTGAATCTCTCTTCAAAAGAatgcattcaaaagatttggttTCTTGGAATTCCATGATTGCAGGTTACACTTCAAATGGTGAGTGGTTAAAAGCTTTGGAATTCTTTCAAAAGTTCAATTCATTGAATTTAGCAAAACCCGACTCTGTCACTTTCCTAACCCTTCTCTCTACTTGCACAAACTTACAGAATTTGAAGTTTGGGAAACAAATCCATGGCTATATAATCCGTCATTTTAATCTATACAACATGACATCAGTTAGTAATTCCCTAATAAACTTTTACTCAAAATGTGGCGATTTGGTATCTGCATTTCACACATTCTCATTGATTCAAACCAAAGACTTGATATCATGGAACTCGATTCTTCTAACACTTGCAGAAGGTCAGCTTGTTGTTGACTTTCTTGACCAGTTACATTCCATGTTCATGGAAGGTGTAAAACCCGACTCCATAACTATCATAACCACACTTCAACTTAGGGGTATGGTTAAAGAAGCTCATGGTTTTTCACTTAGATCTCATTTATTACTCAACAGTAAAGAACCTACACTTGGAAACGCATTGATTGATGCATATTCTAAAAGTGAAAACATGGAATATGCGTTAAAAGTATTCAAAAACTTATCAACAAGAAACATCATCACTTCCAATTCTCTGTTATCTGGTTATGTCAACAGTGGGTCCCATGAGGATGCGAGTATTATATTCAAGAACATGATAGAAAGAGATTTAACCACTTGGAATTTGATGATTCGGGTGTATGCTGAACATGGTTACACTGATGAAGCTGTAAATTTGCTTCATGAATTACAAAATCATGAAATAAAACCGGATTCCATGACCATAATGAGCATACTTCCTGTTGTTAATCAAATGGTATCTATGGATATGGTGAAACAGTGTCATGGATATGTGGTTAGAGCTTGTTTTCAAGATGTTCAACTCAAAGGAGCTTTGTTGGATTCGTATTCAAAATGTGGAAGCATAAATTATGCATGTAAGATTTTTGAGACAAGTGTTTATAAAGATTTGGTTATGTTTACATCTATGGTTGGAGGGTATTCGATGCATGGAATGGGGGAAGAAGCTCTTAGGGTTTACTTTCAAATGCTTGAGAATGGTGGAAAACCAGATCATGTTGTGATAACTTCGGTTCTTTCTGGTTGTAGTCACGCAGGGTTAGTTGACCAAGGTTTGAAAATCTTTGACTCTATAGATCATGTGCATGGATTACAACCAACAATGGAGCAATATGTTTGTGTGGTGGATCTTCTTGCAAGAAATGGTCGGATTAATGAGGCGTATAGTTTTATTAAAAATATGGCGGTTGAACCGAATGCGAACGTGTGGGGGGCGTTGTTGGGCGCGTGTAAGAATCATGATGATGTGGAAATGGGATGTGTTGTATCGGATCATCTTTTGGGAATTGAGGATAATAATATGGGGAATTATGTTGTGATGTCGAATATTTATGCTGCTAAAGATAAATGGGATGAAGTTTTGGAAATAAGGAAGTTGATGAAGAGGAAGGATTTGAAAAAACCCGCGGGTTGTAGTTGGATTGAAGTTGATGGGAGGAAAAATGTGTTTATAGCGGGAGATACTTCTCATCCGCTAAGAACGAGTATTGTTAACATGTTAGAGAACTTTGATAAACAAGTCAATGAGCGGTTTCAGTTATCGTAA